The Candidatus Pelagibacter sp. IMCC9063 genome has a window encoding:
- the purC gene encoding phosphoribosylaminoimidazolesuccinocarboxamide synthase: MSRGKKIYEGKAKILYAGPERGTYIQYFKDDATAFNNVKKAVIDGKGVLNNRISEFLLNQLNEMGIETHLIKRVNMREQLIKAVEIIPIEFVVRNIAAGSLSKRLGIPEGTQLKRPIIEYYYKDDALGDPLVTEEHIDINDWASMEEISIATDTSLRVNDFLIGLFRAVGIKLVDFKLEFGRIWKDDEKRVILADEISPDTCRLWDVKDERKLDKDRFRKDLGGLMEAYQEVAKRLGIMPEGTNIKEINTKISKNFKIKK, encoded by the coding sequence ATGAGTAGAGGAAAAAAAATTTACGAAGGCAAAGCAAAAATTTTATACGCGGGACCTGAAAGGGGAACTTATATTCAGTACTTCAAGGATGATGCAACAGCATTCAATAATGTTAAAAAAGCAGTCATTGATGGTAAGGGTGTTTTAAACAATAGAATCTCAGAATTTTTATTAAATCAATTAAATGAAATGGGTATTGAAACTCATCTTATAAAAAGAGTTAATATGAGAGAACAGTTAATCAAGGCTGTGGAGATTATTCCAATTGAATTTGTGGTTCGAAACATAGCTGCAGGCTCTCTTTCTAAACGACTAGGAATTCCTGAGGGCACCCAATTAAAAAGACCAATTATTGAATATTATTATAAAGACGATGCTCTGGGAGACCCCCTGGTTACAGAAGAGCATATCGACATAAATGACTGGGCTTCCATGGAAGAAATATCTATTGCAACAGATACATCACTAAGAGTTAATGATTTTTTAATTGGATTGTTTCGTGCTGTTGGAATTAAACTAGTCGACTTCAAATTAGAATTTGGACGTATTTGGAAAGACGATGAAAAAAGAGTTATTTTAGCGGATGAAATTAGTCCGGACACTTGCAGATTGTGGGATGTGAAGGACGAAAGAAAATTAGATAAAGATAGGTTTAGAAAAGACTTGGGTGGATTAATGGAGGCATATCAGGAAGTTGCCAAAAGACTTGGAATCATGCCAGAAGGTACCAACATCAAAGAAATTAACACCAAAATTTCTAAAAACTTTAAAATTAAAAAATAA
- the purS gene encoding phosphoribosylformylglycinamidine synthase subunit PurS — MKFEIFVTLKKEVLDPQGKAVEGAIQNLGLSNISNIRQGKYFTLEVNDSNEEKATQQAEEACKKLLANLTIEEYSIKKIG, encoded by the coding sequence TTGAAATTTGAAATTTTTGTTACTCTAAAAAAAGAGGTTTTAGATCCTCAAGGAAAAGCCGTTGAAGGAGCTATTCAAAACTTAGGCTTATCTAATATTTCTAATATACGACAAGGCAAATACTTCACTTTAGAAGTAAACGATTCCAATGAAGAAAAGGCAACCCAACAAGCAGAAGAAGCTTGTAAAAAACTTCTGGCTAACCTCACAATCGAAGAATATTCAATTAAAAAGATAGGCTAA
- the purQ gene encoding phosphoribosylformylglycinamidine synthase subunit PurQ, with protein sequence MKASVIVFPGSNCDRDVQVALKKFQIDTTMVWHQETSLPKSDLVVLPGGFSYGDYLRCGSMASKSKVMNEVIKYAKDGGYVFGICNGFQILTETGLLPGALLRNSKLKFICKNVFIKTTNNQTAFTKKIPENKILSIPIAHNEGNYFASKEEMQSLKEHNQIVFQYCDEVGNISGESNPNGSFLNIAGISNQNKNVLGMMPHPERSIDQLLGGVDGQGIFQSLL encoded by the coding sequence ATGAAAGCATCGGTCATCGTATTTCCAGGGTCGAATTGCGATAGAGATGTTCAGGTAGCTTTAAAAAAATTTCAAATTGATACCACTATGGTCTGGCATCAAGAAACGAGCCTGCCCAAGTCTGATCTTGTTGTTCTGCCTGGAGGATTTTCTTATGGTGATTATTTGAGATGTGGAAGCATGGCATCTAAATCTAAAGTTATGAATGAAGTTATTAAGTATGCCAAAGATGGTGGTTATGTATTTGGAATATGCAACGGATTTCAAATTTTAACAGAGACAGGTTTGTTGCCAGGAGCTTTGCTAAGAAACAGTAAACTAAAATTTATATGCAAAAATGTTTTTATTAAAACTACTAATAACCAAACTGCTTTTACTAAAAAAATACCTGAAAATAAAATTTTATCAATACCCATAGCTCATAATGAAGGAAATTATTTTGCCAGCAAAGAAGAAATGCAATCTTTAAAAGAGCACAACCAAATCGTATTCCAATATTGTGATGAAGTAGGAAATATTTCAGGAGAATCTAATCCTAATGGTTCTTTTTTGAATATTGCAGGAATTTCTAATCAAAACAAAAATGTCCTAGGTATGATGCCCCACCCTGAACGATCTATTGATCAACTATTAGGTGGTGTAGATGGTCAAGGTATTTTCCAATCTTTATTATAA
- the purL gene encoding phosphoribosylformylglycinamidine synthase subunit PurL, translating into METVSVDQATKLGLTPSEFEKIKELIGREPNFTELGIFSAMWNEHCSYKSSRVWLSQLPTKNKYVIQGPGENAGVIDIGDNDVAIFKIESHNHPSYIEPYQGAATGVGGILRDIFTMGARPVANLNSIRFGRPEHAKTKYLLNGVVSGIAGYGNCMGIPTVGGEVEFDECYDGNILVNAMNIGIAKKDKVFLSIASGVGNPVIYVGSKTGRDGIHGASMASQEFDDNSEAKKPTVQVGDPFAEKLLLEACLELMKTDTIVSIQDMGAAGLTSSSVEMASKGKLGIEINLNKVPCREENMQPFELMLSESQERMLIVLKEGKEKDAEKIFKKWDLDFSVIGKMTDNKNLVLHFKDEIVCDIPITSLADEAPKYNREWESTPLPQEIDMDQKLKDLDIKTCLKQLLSHENQANKMWVWEQYDHMVMGDTIQKPGGDAAVVRVHGTNKALAASVDCTPRYCLAHPFTGGMQAVCETYRNLSAVGAKPRAITNCLNFGNPEKKEIMGQFVDVIKGIKEACTKLDYPVISGNVSLYNETNGVGIKPTPTIGGVGLIQDVNNTMTYGLKSSDNLLIVVGETKGHVHQSALCHDILYLKKGPPPTMNLEEEKKNSFFIRGLIEKKLAQSVHDVSDGGIALAIAEMCMAGKIGAKISTNLTGPERVKYLFGEDQARYVIEIKQEHLNNLVQIAKEQEISMTQLGSTNLEQFAIDEIKISVDEMIKLNNNWFYNYNSN; encoded by the coding sequence ATGGAAACTGTATCAGTCGATCAAGCTACTAAACTAGGATTAACTCCTTCAGAATTTGAAAAAATTAAAGAATTGATCGGAAGAGAGCCTAATTTTACCGAGCTTGGTATTTTTTCTGCCATGTGGAATGAACACTGTTCTTACAAATCTTCTAGAGTTTGGTTGTCTCAACTTCCAACTAAAAATAAATACGTAATTCAAGGTCCTGGCGAAAACGCAGGGGTAATCGATATTGGTGATAATGATGTAGCCATCTTTAAGATTGAAAGCCATAACCACCCTTCTTATATAGAGCCTTATCAAGGAGCTGCTACGGGAGTTGGTGGAATCTTGCGGGATATATTTACTATGGGAGCCAGACCGGTTGCTAATTTAAATTCCATTCGGTTTGGAAGACCAGAGCATGCAAAAACTAAATACTTATTAAATGGTGTTGTTTCTGGGATAGCTGGCTATGGAAACTGCATGGGAATACCAACGGTTGGTGGTGAGGTAGAGTTTGACGAGTGTTATGACGGAAATATTCTAGTCAACGCGATGAATATAGGTATAGCCAAGAAAGATAAGGTGTTTCTCTCGATTGCAAGTGGTGTAGGAAATCCTGTTATTTATGTTGGTTCCAAAACAGGTAGAGATGGCATTCATGGTGCCTCTATGGCGTCTCAAGAATTTGATGATAATTCTGAAGCTAAAAAACCAACCGTTCAAGTAGGAGATCCCTTTGCAGAAAAACTTCTATTGGAGGCATGTTTAGAACTAATGAAGACAGACACCATTGTTTCCATTCAAGACATGGGAGCTGCTGGATTAACCTCATCTTCTGTGGAAATGGCATCTAAAGGAAAGTTAGGAATAGAAATTAATTTAAATAAAGTTCCTTGCCGAGAAGAAAATATGCAACCCTTTGAGCTTATGCTTTCTGAAAGCCAAGAGCGAATGCTAATTGTTTTAAAGGAAGGAAAAGAGAAGGACGCAGAAAAGATATTTAAAAAATGGGATTTAGATTTTTCTGTGATTGGAAAAATGACGGATAATAAAAATTTAGTTCTGCATTTCAAAGATGAGATAGTTTGTGACATTCCCATTACTTCTCTTGCAGATGAGGCTCCCAAATATAATCGAGAATGGGAATCTACACCCCTTCCTCAAGAAATTGATATGGATCAAAAATTAAAAGATTTAGATATTAAAACTTGTTTAAAGCAACTACTAAGCCACGAAAACCAAGCTAACAAAATGTGGGTCTGGGAACAATACGACCATATGGTTATGGGTGACACTATTCAAAAACCAGGTGGAGATGCGGCTGTAGTCAGGGTTCATGGAACCAATAAGGCATTAGCAGCTAGTGTGGATTGTACACCAAGATATTGCTTAGCTCACCCTTTTACTGGAGGCATGCAAGCTGTATGTGAAACCTATAGAAATTTATCTGCTGTGGGTGCAAAACCTAGAGCAATTACTAATTGTTTAAATTTTGGAAACCCTGAAAAAAAAGAAATCATGGGTCAATTTGTAGATGTTATTAAAGGCATAAAAGAAGCCTGTACTAAATTGGATTATCCAGTCATTTCAGGAAATGTATCTTTATACAATGAGACTAATGGAGTTGGAATCAAACCCACCCCTACTATTGGAGGTGTCGGACTCATTCAGGATGTGAATAATACTATGACTTATGGATTAAAATCATCCGACAATCTTCTAATCGTTGTTGGGGAAACCAAAGGTCATGTACACCAGAGCGCTCTATGCCATGACATTCTCTATTTAAAAAAAGGACCTCCTCCCACTATGAATCTAGAAGAGGAAAAAAAGAATAGCTTCTTTATAAGAGGTCTTATTGAAAAAAAATTAGCCCAATCTGTACATGATGTTTCTGATGGAGGAATTGCTTTAGCAATTGCAGAAATGTGTATGGCTGGAAAAATAGGCGCTAAAATCAGCACTAACTTAACAGGACCCGAAAGAGTAAAGTATTTATTTGGTGAAGATCAGGCTAGATATGTAATCGAGATAAAACAGGAGCATCTAAATAATTTAGTTCAAATAGCAAAAGAACAAGAGATAAGCATGACACAACTAGGCTCTACTAATCTAGAGCAATTTGCTATAGATGAAATTAAAATATCGGTTGATGAAATGATTAAATTAAATAATAATTGGTTTTATAATTACAATTCAAATTAA
- a CDS encoding BolA/IbaG family iron-sulfur metabolism protein has product MAIKQQEIEQLLKEGFPDAEIQIQDLAGDDNHFSAKIISSAFKGKSRVQQHQMVYSSLKGKMGTDLHALALTTEEK; this is encoded by the coding sequence ATGGCAATAAAACAGCAAGAAATAGAACAATTACTAAAAGAAGGTTTCCCCGATGCAGAGATTCAGATTCAGGATCTTGCTGGAGATGATAATCATTTTTCTGCAAAAATAATATCGTCTGCTTTTAAGGGAAAAAGTAGAGTTCAACAACATCAAATGGTGTATAGCTCTCTTAAAGGAAAAATGGGTACTGACTTGCATGCTTTAGCATTAACAACGGAGGAAAAATAA
- the grxD gene encoding Grx4 family monothiol glutaredoxin encodes MNINEKIQDTISKNDVVLFLKGTPDMPQCGFSMAVCNVLKHLEVPFDGINVLEDEELRNGIKTFSDWPTIPQLYIKGEFVGGCDIIKEMFEKKELQKLLEDKKITFKK; translated from the coding sequence ATGAATATAAATGAAAAGATACAAGATACAATTTCTAAGAATGATGTAGTGCTATTTTTAAAAGGAACTCCAGATATGCCTCAGTGTGGTTTTTCCATGGCTGTTTGCAATGTCTTGAAACACTTGGAAGTACCATTTGATGGTATTAATGTTTTAGAAGATGAAGAGTTAAGAAATGGAATTAAAACATTTAGTGACTGGCCTACTATTCCTCAACTTTATATTAAAGGTGAGTTTGTTGGGGGTTGTGACATTATAAAAGAAATGTTTGAAAAAAAAGAACTTCAAAAACTATTGGAAGATAAAAAAATTACTTTTAAAAAGTAA
- the rpsD gene encoding 30S ribosomal protein S4, with the protein MTKRIQAKHKVDRRLGVNLWGRPKSPFNTRAFGPGQHGQTRARGKPSDYKIQLQAKQKLKGYYGNLNERQFRNVFQEAERVRGNTGENLVGILESRLDAVVYRAKFALTVFQARQIINHGHIKVNGKKVNVGSYSLKENDEIEVRDSSKQLTTILSSVASKEREVPEYVVVDHKQLTAKYTRVPKMEEIPYPAIMEPNLVVEYYSR; encoded by the coding sequence ATGACAAAACGTATACAAGCAAAACATAAAGTAGACAGACGACTAGGAGTTAATCTCTGGGGCCGTCCAAAAAGTCCATTTAACACAAGAGCATTTGGTCCTGGTCAACACGGACAAACAAGAGCTAGAGGAAAGCCTTCAGATTACAAAATTCAATTGCAAGCAAAACAAAAATTAAAGGGTTATTATGGTAATCTTAACGAGCGACAATTTAGAAACGTATTTCAAGAAGCCGAAAGAGTTAGGGGAAATACTGGAGAAAATTTAGTAGGTATTTTAGAATCTAGATTGGATGCAGTGGTGTATAGAGCTAAATTTGCTTTAACTGTATTTCAAGCAAGACAGATCATTAATCATGGACACATTAAAGTAAATGGAAAAAAAGTTAATGTGGGAAGTTATTCATTAAAAGAAAATGATGAAATTGAAGTTAGAGATTCTTCTAAACAGCTAACAACTATTTTAAGTTCAGTAGCAAGCAAGGAAAGAGAAGTTCCAGAGTACGTTGTGGTAGATCACAAACAACTAACAGCAAAATATACAAGAGTTCCTAAAATGGAAGAAATTCCTTACCCTGCAATTATGGAACCAAATCTAGTAGTAGAATACTACTCTCGATAA
- a CDS encoding TrmH family RNA methyltransferase, which yields MFGPENAGLSNEDLISANYLLKIPSDAKYESLNLSHAVSVVAYNLYTSKQKKIIYNNTDKSEIVGKSDLFKFYDFLIGNLEKTRFFRPIEKKEFMVKSIKNIFSQQPLTKRELKTLMGIFSSLKKY from the coding sequence TTGTTTGGTCCGGAAAATGCAGGTTTAAGTAATGAAGATTTAATTAGTGCTAATTATCTATTGAAAATTCCTTCAGATGCTAAGTACGAATCTTTAAATTTATCGCATGCAGTGTCTGTAGTTGCTTATAATTTATACACATCCAAGCAAAAAAAAATTATTTATAATAATACGGACAAAAGTGAGATTGTCGGTAAAAGTGATCTCTTTAAATTCTATGATTTTCTGATTGGAAATTTGGAAAAAACTCGTTTTTTTAGGCCAATTGAGAAAAAAGAGTTCATGGTCAAAAGTATTAAGAACATATTCTCTCAACAGCCCTTAACTAAGCGAGAACTGAAGACTTTAATGGGTATTTTCAGTTCTCTAAAGAAGTACTGA
- a CDS encoding tRNA Cm32/Um32 methyltransferase: MSLKNISIVLIKPQIGENIGATARAMKNFGLSKLAIVNPKEKWPNTKAVYTSVKAVDIIHKAKVFKSTSDALRKSDIVFATTARIRNLNKKIYSLDEAVKIIKKSKKK, from the coding sequence ATGAGTTTGAAAAATATTTCTATTGTTTTAATTAAACCACAAATAGGAGAAAATATTGGAGCTACCGCAAGAGCCATGAAAAATTTTGGCTTAAGCAAATTGGCAATAGTAAATCCAAAAGAAAAATGGCCAAATACTAAAGCTGTGTATACTTCGGTTAAGGCAGTTGACATTATTCACAAAGCAAAAGTATTTAAATCCACATCAGATGCGTTACGTAAAAGTGATATTGTTTTTGCTACCACTGCAAGAATTAGAAATCTAAATAAAAAAATATATTCCTTAGATGAGGCTGTAAAAATTATTAAAAAAAGTAAAAAAAAATAG
- the cimA gene encoding citramalate synthase, which yields MSKEKIYLFDTTLRDGSQTQGVDFSLEDKIKISKALAMLGLDYIEAGWPGANPLDTSFFNHQPDVKDSTFVAFGMTKKSGRSAENDPGLSSLLNANTRSVCVVGKTWDYHVDIALNISNEENLENIKETTKHFVKNEKEFIFDAEHFFDGYKNNKEYALTCIKTAYDHGARWIVMCDTNGGTLPYEVSTIVSEVAKIIPGANLGIHTHNDTENAVANSLAAVISGVRHVQGTLNGLGERCGNANLVSIIPTLLFKKYFKDRFTTSVNEEKIAYLTDCSRLLDEILNRKPNNRAAYVGSSAFAHKGGLHVSAVQKDPKTYEHIDPTLVGNNRTVVISDQAGRSNIISRLEKLKITVDSKDPKIQKILDEVKDREFSGYSYDGADASFELLTRRLLGQVPNYIQIKNYEVSVVKNEGTSTDLNSKAKATLIVDGEEIVCEGIGNGPVNALDQAIRNNLENIGKYSEYLKDLKLIDYKVRILNTGTNAMTRVLIESSDKSNENWFTIGVSPNIIEASFRALIDSIDYKLYKSQAPENSK from the coding sequence ATGAGCAAAGAAAAAATTTATCTTTTTGACACAACTCTGAGAGATGGTTCACAAACCCAAGGAGTGGATTTTAGTTTAGAAGACAAAATAAAAATTTCTAAAGCTTTAGCAATGTTAGGCTTAGATTATATCGAGGCCGGATGGCCAGGAGCAAATCCATTGGATACTAGTTTTTTTAATCACCAGCCAGATGTTAAAGACTCTACTTTCGTAGCTTTTGGTATGACTAAAAAAAGTGGACGAAGTGCAGAAAATGATCCTGGATTATCTTCTTTGTTAAATGCCAATACTCGTTCAGTTTGTGTTGTCGGAAAGACTTGGGACTATCATGTAGACATTGCTTTAAATATTAGTAATGAAGAAAATTTAGAAAATATCAAAGAGACTACAAAGCATTTTGTAAAGAATGAGAAGGAATTTATATTTGATGCTGAACATTTCTTTGATGGATATAAAAATAATAAAGAGTACGCCTTAACTTGTATTAAAACCGCTTATGATCATGGAGCAAGATGGATTGTCATGTGTGATACAAATGGCGGAACACTACCCTACGAAGTAAGCACTATAGTTTCAGAAGTTGCTAAGATTATACCGGGTGCTAACCTTGGGATTCATACTCATAATGATACAGAAAATGCTGTAGCAAATTCTTTGGCTGCTGTTATTTCTGGTGTGAGACATGTGCAAGGAACATTAAATGGTTTAGGAGAACGCTGTGGTAATGCCAATCTAGTATCAATTATTCCAACTTTGCTTTTTAAAAAATATTTTAAAGATCGTTTTACGACGTCTGTAAATGAAGAAAAAATAGCTTATTTGACTGACTGCTCAAGATTATTAGATGAAATTTTGAATAGAAAACCCAACAATAGAGCTGCTTATGTGGGCTCCTCTGCATTCGCCCATAAGGGAGGGCTGCATGTCTCTGCTGTTCAAAAAGATCCAAAGACCTATGAGCATATAGACCCTACCTTAGTTGGAAATAATAGAACTGTGGTTATTTCTGATCAAGCAGGTAGGTCCAATATTATTTCCAGATTAGAGAAATTAAAAATTACTGTAGATTCAAAAGATCCTAAAATCCAAAAAATTTTAGATGAGGTAAAAGATAGAGAATTTTCAGGCTATTCCTATGATGGTGCCGATGCATCATTTGAATTACTTACTAGAAGATTGTTAGGACAGGTTCCTAATTACATTCAAATTAAAAATTATGAAGTAAGTGTTGTGAAAAATGAAGGAACTTCTACCGATTTAAATTCTAAAGCAAAAGCAACTTTAATTGTGGACGGTGAAGAAATTGTTTGTGAAGGAATAGGAAACGGCCCAGTAAATGCATTGGACCAAGCTATTCGAAATAATTTAGAAAATATTGGAAAATATTCCGAATACTTAAAAGACTTAAAATTAATTGATTATAAAGTAAGAATTTTAAACACTGGAACGAATGCAATGACTAGAGTTTTAATTGAAAGTTCAGACAAAAGTAACGAGAATTGGTTTACGATAGGAGTATCCCCAAATATCATCGAAGCATCTTTTCGAGCTTTAATAGATAGTATTGATTATAAGCTTTATAAGTCACAAGCTCCAGAAAATTCAAAATGA
- the cysS gene encoding cysteine--tRNA ligase yields the protein MSSELKLYNTLNRSKQTFVPLNLNNVRVYVCGPTVYDYPHVGNARPLIVFDLLFRLLNKIFGKEKVQYVRNITDVDDKILESAKSKNISIQDLTKEVIKDFQDDCSYLNCLTPTKEPKATDHIQEMIELTTKLIEKKFAYIEKGHVYFEVSKYKDYGSLSNKKIDELISGSRVEISKSKKSPVDFVLWKPSLEDEPGWDSPWGKGRPGWHLECSAMSEKYLGKEFDIHGGGLDLIFPHHENEIAQSTCANETNLLAKFWMHNGYVTVNKEKMSKSDGNFITINELKGKFDGQVIRLAMLSTHYTQPFDWNNQILENSYKSLNKWYDFYSDENETIDPSLLDSLKDDLNTPLFISQLHKLHQEAMDGNTKSGKKLSTACKFIGLFNVNAEGWKDQKSKKSLSEDEVNILIQERNLARDNKDFKRSDEIRDLLNDKGILIEDKENSTTWKYI from the coding sequence ATGAGTAGTGAATTAAAGTTATATAATACTCTTAATAGATCCAAGCAGACTTTTGTTCCTTTGAATTTAAATAATGTTCGCGTGTATGTTTGTGGACCTACTGTGTATGACTACCCTCATGTTGGTAATGCCAGACCCTTAATTGTATTTGATTTACTTTTTAGATTGTTAAACAAAATATTTGGAAAAGAAAAAGTTCAATATGTCAGAAATATTACTGATGTGGATGATAAAATTTTAGAGTCTGCAAAAAGTAAAAATATCTCTATTCAAGACCTTACAAAAGAAGTTATTAAAGATTTTCAAGATGATTGTAGCTATTTAAATTGTCTAACTCCGACGAAAGAACCTAAGGCTACAGATCACATACAAGAAATGATTGAGTTAACGACAAAGTTAATTGAGAAAAAATTTGCTTATATCGAAAAGGGACATGTTTATTTTGAGGTATCTAAATATAAGGATTATGGCAGTCTTTCTAATAAAAAAATTGATGAATTGATTTCTGGATCAAGGGTAGAAATTTCGAAATCTAAAAAAAGTCCAGTAGACTTTGTTTTGTGGAAACCATCTCTTGAAGATGAGCCAGGATGGGATTCTCCTTGGGGCAAAGGTAGACCTGGGTGGCACTTGGAATGCTCTGCCATGTCCGAAAAGTATTTGGGTAAAGAGTTTGATATTCACGGAGGAGGTTTGGATTTGATTTTTCCACATCACGAAAATGAAATAGCGCAATCTACTTGTGCCAATGAGACCAATCTTCTCGCAAAATTTTGGATGCACAATGGATATGTAACTGTAAATAAAGAAAAAATGTCCAAATCAGATGGAAATTTTATTACTATCAATGAGCTCAAAGGTAAATTTGATGGACAGGTCATCAGACTGGCTATGTTAAGCACTCATTATACGCAGCCCTTTGATTGGAATAATCAAATTTTAGAGAACTCTTACAAGTCATTAAACAAATGGTATGATTTTTATTCAGATGAAAATGAAACAATCGATCCTAGTTTGTTAGATTCCCTAAAAGATGACTTGAATACTCCCTTATTTATTTCTCAGCTACATAAATTGCATCAAGAGGCAATGGATGGAAATACAAAATCAGGAAAGAAACTGTCTACAGCTTGTAAATTTATAGGTCTGTTTAATGTTAATGCAGAAGGATGGAAAGATCAAAAAAGCAAAAAATCATTGTCTGAAGATGAGGTCAATATATTGATTCAAGAGAGAAATCTTGCCAGAGATAATAAAGATTTTAAACGTTCAGATGAAATAAGAGATTTATTAAATGACAAAGGTATTTTAATAGAAGATAAAGAAAATTCAACTACTTGGAAGTACATATAA
- the nadE gene encoding NAD(+) synthase has protein sequence MEPKERILFITGWILDYCSKMPKKPDSLVVGVSGGIDSAVVSTICAASGFKTFVLSMPIKQIKEQDDLSKIHCDWLFDNFKNVDVLNINLDSTFGEFEKTLGKNNNEHAFANTRARLRMSTLYQVAGSNNGIVVGTGNKVEDFGVGFYTKYGDGGVDISPIADCTKTQVWDMGKELGINPSIINAAPTDGLWSDGRNDEQQLGMSYQELEEAMSNPNSANRSKYLKIREMNLHKMNPIPVCKFDE, from the coding sequence ATGGAACCTAAAGAACGAATTTTATTTATCACTGGCTGGATCTTAGATTATTGCTCTAAAATGCCAAAAAAACCAGATAGTTTGGTGGTGGGGGTGTCAGGTGGAATTGATTCAGCTGTAGTTAGCACTATCTGTGCTGCTTCTGGATTTAAAACTTTTGTGCTATCCATGCCTATCAAGCAAATTAAAGAGCAAGATGATTTAAGCAAAATTCATTGTGATTGGCTTTTTGATAATTTCAAAAATGTGGACGTTTTAAATATAAACTTAGATTCAACGTTTGGAGAATTTGAAAAAACTTTAGGTAAGAATAACAATGAACATGCTTTTGCAAATACCAGAGCTAGATTAAGAATGAGCACACTGTATCAGGTCGCAGGATCCAATAATGGAATAGTAGTTGGAACGGGAAATAAAGTAGAAGACTTTGGTGTAGGTTTTTATACTAAATATGGAGATGGAGGAGTTGATATTTCTCCTATTGCGGATTGTACCAAAACGCAAGTATGGGACATGGGTAAAGAACTTGGTATCAATCCATCCATTATTAATGCAGCTCCCACAGATGGGCTTTGGTCTGACGGAAGAAATGATGAGCAGCAACTGGGTATGAGCTATCAAGAGTTAGAAGAGGCCATGAGCAACCCCAATTCAGCTAATCGATCTAAATATTTAAAAATTAGAGAAATGAATTTACACAAAATGAATCCCATACCAGTTTGTAAATTTGATGAGTAG